Proteins encoded together in one Papaver somniferum cultivar HN1 unplaced genomic scaffold, ASM357369v1 unplaced-scaffold_21, whole genome shotgun sequence window:
- the LOC113340332 gene encoding probable glycosyltransferase At5g03795, whose protein sequence is MEDILKVYIYKEGQKPFFHDPKLWGVYASEGWFMKQMQEHTRFVVQDPNKAHLFYLPFSSERIRYSSLYDRKTRDKSNFIKLLSDYLDIIKAKYPFWNRTGGADHFFTASHDWAPIMTRPFMNGCIRAFSNADVSDDFVLGKDVALAQTLVLSKDDLLKDIGGKPLSERQTLAFFAGNLHGYLRPILLAFWENKDPDMQIYGKMNKSVTAEMNYTQRMKTSKYCISAKGYEVATPRVVEAIFFECVPVIISDNYVLPFFETLDWESFAVFVAEKDIPNLKEILLAIPEEKYIEMHKKVKMAQKHFLWHYEPVKYDIFHMTLHSIWYNRVFQV, encoded by the exons ATGGAAGATATACTTAAAGTTTACATTTACAAGGAAGGCCAAAAACCATTTTTCCATGACCCGAAACTTTGGGGAGTATATGCGTCTGAAGGATGGTTTATGAAACAGATGCAGGAACACACAAGATTTGTTGTTCAAGACCCGAATAAAGCTCACCTATTTTACTTACCTTTTAGTTCAGAAAGGATTAGGTACAGCAGTTTGTATGATCGCAAAACACGCGACAAATCCAACTTTATCAAGTTACTGAGCGACTACTTGGACATTATCAAGGCAAAATATCCTTTCTGGAACAGAACAGGAGGTGCCGATCATTTCTTTACTGCTAGCCATGACTGG GCCCCAATAATGACAAGACCGTTTATGAATGGATGCATCAGAGCTTTCAGCAATGCGGATGTCAGTGATGATTTCGTATTAGGAAAGGATGTCGCTCTTGCTCAAACATTAGTTCTTTCAAAAGATGATCTTCTAAAAGATATAGGAGGGAAACCTCTTTCAGAAAGACAAACTTTGGCTTTCTTCGCAGGAAACTTACACGGATATCTCCGTCCTATCCTACTAGCATTCTGGGAGAATAAAGACCCTGACATGCAAATCTATGGCAAGATGAATAAATCCGTCACTGCAGAAATGAATTACACCCAACGCATGAAGACGAGCAAGTACTGCATTTCTGCCAAAGGGTATGAGGTGGCTACTCCAAGGGTGGTCGAGGCTATCTTTTTCGAGTGTGTCCCTGTGATTATATCTGATAACTATGTTCTTCCTTTCTTTGAGACTTTAGATTGGGAGTCATTTGCGGTTTTTGTCGCAGAGAAAGATATTCCCAATTTGAAGGAGATACTCCTTGCAATACCAGAGGAGAAGTATATAGAGATGCACAAGAAGGTGAAGATGGCGCAAAAACATTTTCTTTGGCATTATGAACCGGTGAAGTATGACATCTTTCACATGACGCTTCATTCTATCTGGTACAATCGAGTTTTTCAGGTTTAA